A stretch of Corallococcus exiguus DNA encodes these proteins:
- the gltX gene encoding glutamate--tRNA ligase, whose translation MAPSKPRVRFAPSPTGYLHIGGARTALFNYLYAKRYGGTFILRMEDTDQERSTPESVQAILDGLDWLGLDWDEGPGKEDPKYGPYFQTQRLDTYRKHADQLLAEGKAFRCYCTREEISQRREAVEKAKGQGSYRYEGTCHDLKGPPPGKKQEDAVLRFRMPSGEGTVSFDDKVLGTITKAHSDLDDWVMMRADGIPLYNYGCVIDDHLMDITLVSRGQEHVNSTFPQLMLYKALGWTPPDFAHLPLILGPDREKLSKRKHPEADVMLHKRTGIMQEALLNFVIRLGWSHGNDEVITREQMVEWFDFDGVGSTSGVWNPEKLQWLNQQWFKLLPPAVVAERLVPFLEARGFQAKGDARLEPLVLALRERSRTLDEMANTASIYFKSGVTLDEKAAAKHLSGDSLNLLRQAREQLAALPAWTVEPLDGVVKTVSEAAQVGMGKVAQPIRVAITGNTTSPGIGETLLLVGRDEALRRIDAALTRGT comes from the coding sequence ATGGCTCCGTCAAAACCCCGCGTCCGCTTCGCTCCGTCACCTACTGGATACCTCCACATCGGAGGCGCCCGTACCGCGCTCTTCAACTACCTCTACGCGAAGCGCTACGGCGGAACCTTCATCCTGCGCATGGAAGATACGGACCAGGAGCGCTCCACGCCCGAGTCCGTCCAGGCCATCCTGGATGGCCTCGACTGGCTGGGACTGGACTGGGATGAGGGCCCCGGCAAGGAGGACCCGAAGTACGGTCCCTATTTCCAGACCCAGCGCCTGGACACGTACCGCAAGCACGCGGACCAGCTCCTCGCGGAGGGAAAGGCCTTCCGGTGCTACTGCACCCGCGAGGAGATCTCCCAGCGCCGCGAGGCGGTGGAGAAGGCGAAGGGCCAGGGCAGCTACCGTTACGAGGGCACCTGCCACGACCTGAAGGGCCCGCCCCCCGGCAAGAAGCAGGAGGACGCCGTCCTCCGCTTCCGCATGCCCTCGGGCGAGGGCACCGTGTCCTTCGACGACAAGGTGCTGGGCACCATCACCAAGGCGCACTCGGACCTGGATGACTGGGTGATGATGCGCGCGGACGGCATCCCGCTCTACAACTACGGCTGCGTCATCGACGACCACCTGATGGACATCACCCTGGTGTCGCGCGGCCAGGAGCACGTCAACTCCACCTTCCCGCAGTTGATGCTCTACAAGGCGCTGGGCTGGACGCCGCCGGACTTCGCGCACCTGCCGCTCATCCTGGGGCCGGACCGGGAGAAGCTCTCCAAGCGCAAGCATCCGGAAGCGGACGTGATGCTGCACAAGCGCACGGGCATCATGCAGGAGGCCCTGCTCAACTTCGTCATCCGCCTGGGCTGGAGCCACGGCAACGACGAGGTCATCACCCGCGAGCAGATGGTGGAGTGGTTCGACTTCGACGGCGTGGGCAGCACCTCCGGCGTGTGGAACCCGGAGAAGCTCCAGTGGCTCAACCAGCAGTGGTTCAAGCTGCTGCCCCCGGCCGTGGTCGCGGAGCGGCTGGTCCCCTTCCTGGAGGCCCGCGGCTTCCAGGCGAAGGGCGACGCGCGCCTGGAGCCGCTGGTGCTCGCGCTGCGCGAGCGCTCGCGCACCCTGGACGAGATGGCGAACACCGCGTCCATCTACTTCAAGAGCGGAGTCACCCTGGATGAGAAGGCCGCCGCCAAGCACCTGAGCGGGGACTCGCTCAATCTGCTGCGCCAGGCCCGGGAGCAGCTGGCCGCCCTGCCCGCATGGACGGTGGAGCCGCTGGACGGCGTGGTGAAGACGGTGAGCGAGGCGGCCCAGGTGGGCATGGGCAAGGTGGCCCAGCCCATCCGCGTGGCCATCACCGGCAACACCACCAGCCCCGGCATCGGTGAGACGCTGCTGCTCGTGGGGCGCGACGAAGCCCTGCGGCGCATCGACGCGGCGCTGACTCGCGGGACGTGA